The nucleotide window ACGAAATTCGTTTCCTTTTACGTCCATCCTTTACATTCTAAAAAAGTTCAACACCGCTTTATTTTCACCAATCTCTCTGCCCTTCTACATACCCACAccccattcccatctctcTGCCCCTGTCCCAGACGCCGACATTGGGAATCCCGGCACCAACTGCCAGCTTGGTTGATATCTCGAGTACCTTGTCTTCTTTCGATCTACGTAGTCTAAGAAAGCGCGGTCATAAAGGTATAGTAGCTCTTAAGTAGAGTGTCAGTCAACCCAAGGCATGTCGTCCTCTACCCTTCCCCCGTcacaacctcttcctctccgtcATCTCCTCGAGACATACACCACGTCTCACCCCTTACGTACCCCGtcccctcttccaccatcatctcggGTCGATCCAAAACTTCGCCAACGCCTACCGCCACCTACATCTGCAAGCCCCCTTCTTTGGACTTTACCAACATGGTGGCTATTCATCCGCTTTGTATTCACGAAAGGCATACACATTGCGCTCGCCTTGATCTCACATTTTCTCTTCGGGCCTAAACGACCTAGCTGGGGATATCGAATGACATTCATCACGTCTTTCATGCGAAATATAGCAGACCACTCAAGTTTGGCCGATATTGTGCTCATCAGGAGATTTATTTCTCTGCATTTCTTAGTGCCTCTGCCGGGAGATGCGGTTGTGACCCCTATCACTTTCACCGTCCCCCGAAGAAAAGCAGAGCAGGTTGCAAGGGGCTTTTTGCGGGACTTGGATGTCGCAGAGACGGGAAGCCGTCAGCTTTCGGGGGAATGGGTTGTCGGCACTGAGGTGTGGAAGAGGCTGAGAGCCGAGAAGAGAGCAAGGCAGAAGAAACAACGTGCATCCCCCAGACACAACCTCTCGCCAAGCGGAAGGAGTTTAAAGCAGACAAAAGTAGAGATTGAACCTGAAGCTCtgaaggaaaaagggaaagcaAACGAAAGGGTCATTTATTATGTGCATGGCGGGGCGTACTATGTGGGTAACGCTGCAACTCACAGACTTATCACTATTGGCGTGAGCAAATCCTGCAATGCGAGAGTATTCGGTACGTCTCTCGTATACGCACACAACCTCTCGCTAACTTCGGGATACAGCAATAACATACCGGCTTGCACCCGAACATGTCTTtcccctccctcttcacGATGTTCTTTTAGGCTATTTACGACTTTTatctcctcccctttccaTACCTCCCGAgaatatcatcatcgcaGGTGATTCTGCAGGTGGAGGCCTTAGTTTGGCGCTGTGCATGTACCTTCGTGATGAAGGATACAAACTCCCAGCAGGTCTAATATTGATGAGCCCATGGGTGGATTTAACGATGAGTTGTGGGAGCTGGGATGAGAATGCAGACTCTGACGTAGTTCCTCGTCCCGAGACTGATGGTAAGTTACTCTTGACTCACCCGATGAGAACACAGCAAGGCGGCTGACTCGTATCAGATCATCTTAACCCAGTGGGATGTTACCTCGGTCCCAAAGGTATCGCCACCTACCTTACTCACCCATACGCTTCTCCGCTATTCGGTGACTTCCACGACTTACCACCCATGCTCATCCAGTCTGGCGACTCAGAAGTGCTCCGAGATGAGATTACGCTCATCGCGCACAAAGCTACTCTTGCGGGAATCAACGTCACACACGAGTTATACGAAGATATGGTGCATGTTTTTCAAATGTTCTCCTTTTTGCCTGCTACTACGACGGCAATCAACAATGTCGGTATATGGGTGAGGACAACCTTGCCAAAGATAGAGAGGGAACAGAGACAAGTAGCAGGTATGGATAAGGATCAGCAAGAGGTGGGAGCGCTTGATGTGGATGTGACCGAAAGtatggaagaggaaattgGAAAGGGAAATCGGGTTGTTGCCAAGGATGGGCAAGAGATTGATGTACCAAGGGGGAGGACAGAGGCCATGTCTGAGGAGATTGACGCAGCTCAAGATCTTTTGAGGCAACAAGCGTCAGCAACCAAGATAGGTTTTTCAGGAAGCTCTACTATCAACGAGCGACCTACCGTCGATACGGACTCACTTGCCAAATTGGACCCTGACTCTGACTCTGACTCTGGCTCACCGACACCTACAAACAGTCAACTCCCCTCACCATCTGTCGCCATCCCCAGAGAGCCCCGTACCCCTCCACGTCATTTCGACCCATTCTTGGATGTACAACCTCAGGATCAATCCAAACTATCGCAGCCTCAtactcttcctcgccttcgTCGAGTGCAAACAGCCGTGCCTACGGCCTTTACCCTCTCTCCGCCTCCCAACCCCCGATCATCAGCGCGCCGTCGACGACCTACAACCAGCTCCCTCCTCacttccccctcttcctccgcaTACGGACAAGATACATCATACCCCACCTCTCCAACTTCATTAGCTTCTGCGCGGAGACGGCTTCGTTCGGGTACACTCTCTTTCCAACCTCCCCCAACGACAAGAACGAGAAGTAAGAGTCATTCCGATATATTCAACCTGGTAGAAGGGTACGTTGAGGGAGGAGCTGCCAATGAAACGACAGTGTATGCAGCTGGAGGGGAAGTGAGGTGTGTGGGCGTACtcggagaggatgaggaggagtaGGTGTAGTCAAGGACCTGATGGGTTGGCCAGAGGAGAAGTTGTAGCATCCATTATCAGTTGAAATTCTGGGCATTTACTATGTTGTCGATTACCAGAGCCAAAGCTTTGTATTTCATGCACTACATACTGTACAGATGTAAAATACCACCGTCTACAGTACTTGGACGGTCATCGGCCCCGGAGGCCGGAATGTCTAGCGTAATCTCTTTTCGAGAACGACACAGATGACAAGACTTGCCCGATATCGGATGTTTATTTCCGAGCACAACAGGCTATCAAAACTGTGACCTGTTGAAGTCGGTCTGGCGGAATATCAACCTACTAGTCAGCTAGTCTTTGACTTGCTAAGAGGACAGTTGGCACTGTTTGCTGAACTACTTCCACTATCCATAATCACCGAGGGAACAACAACCGCTCGGTTATATTTGCCACTGCGAACTAGTAGTAACTGTGGCCACAATAGGGAACACTACTAGTAATGATTTACCTACGTATCTTTATACTCGGAATGATCAGTTGTACCTGATTACATCATGccgtttttcttttctgatCTCAACCAGAAGCGACCGAGAAGACAGGCCTTAGGAGAGATACAGGCTCGTTCTGTTGGCAACTATAGACAAGGCTGTATTATGATGGAACAGGTTGTCGcgtcttttcctttgcctccGATCCCAGTAATACGCCGCCATCTTTGATTCTTCGTCGAAGGCAGAAGGGATGCTGCGTCGAAGACGCTTTGCTCGTTAGCACGGACTAAGAAACAACCGACGGCGTAAAGCGCAAACACAAATTTGGTGCCTGGAAACCGATCACAAAAAataaaggagaagaacaacaGCACAGCGGCTAAATCGGTAGTCACGAGTACATCGTTTCAGCTTGATTGATAGCCGGGCGTTAACCTTCTCATGATGGGGCGTGTACACGGGGCACGGGCGGAATTCAGCAAACAGCATAGCAAGAAATCTCGAGGTCTTGTTGTTAGCATGCATAATCCATGACGAAAGAGGCTGCAATGTTCGGCGTATCGGCGTCCGAAGAAAAGATGCACCGCAGAACAATCGCAATATGTTTAATCCATGACCATCATCCATGATGAACTTGCCAAAGGGACAAGGGATATTGCGCCCCGTGGGgctctttcttttttgcgAAATCCCGAAACGGCCCCAGCGGGGGCTCCAATCTAGCAGGAAGCGCATTGATGCAGGAACGACATGGCAGATGGTAGAAAGAcagaggaaaaagaaggcacATTGTTCAAACATCCTTGCTTTACCAAGTCCAACACAGAATACGGGCCGTTGGAGTACGATTCGGAAACCGTCCATATCGGAATGACCGACTCGACGGCCCGGGCATGTCTTGTTTCTTGACAAAGAGTCAATTGCTGTCGGGCAGAGATGTATATAAGATAAGCCAGCGGCGAACAAATATGGAACTCTTTTTCAAACCTCAAATAGTCACTAACTAATGATGACTTCTGAAATTAAGAATCTCGACACATCTCtggaggacgagaaggtGCTCACGGAGCACATTGAAGTCGCTCACGCCGTCACTCGCGATGACATGGAGAAGGGTCGTACGAAGCGTACCGTCAACACGCAGCTCGATGATGCCGCAAAGCTTTTGGAGGAAGCCGGTGGTCATGTCGAGTACACACACGCCGACAACAAGAGGATTCTGCGACTAATTGATTTCTACGTTTGTCTGCCCATGTGTCTCGTTTACTTTATTCAACAGGTAGGTTGTTTGTCAAAAATGCTGGCAATGCGGAATCTTACTCGGAATATCTCGCAGCTCGACAAAGCAAGTGTCAGTTACGCTGCAGTCTTCGATCTGCAAACAGAGGCCAACTTGGTTGGCACTCAGTACAGTTGGCTCTCCAGCGTCGTGTAAGCCACAATAAAAGAGACAGCGATGAACTGCATGACTAACGGACAATAACAGCTACTGCGCCCAACTTGTCTGCCAGCCTTTGTCTTCCTATGCTCTTATCGTTTTTCCGGTTAAGTACTGGGTGATGTTCAACATGGCTGCCTGTAAGTCACCCAATGAGTTACCGGACATGCAGCTAAACCCATGTTGCAGGGAGTATCGTTACCATGGCTACAGCTGCCGGGAAGAACTTCACTGGCCTCCTTTTGGCTCGTATGTTTTTGGGTGTCTTTGAGGCCACCATCTTGCCCtctttcattctcatcaccCAAATGTGGTGGGTTCGACGAGAGCAGTCTTATCGAACCATTGCCTACCAAGTAAGCTCCTGGCAATCCTTCTAGTTATCTATTTGTTAACTTGTCTGCTCAGATCGCCAACTCTTTTGCTGCCATCTTCGGTCCCTTGCTCTCTTATGCTATCGGCAAAGCTTGCGACGGTTCAGACAAGATAAAGCCTTACCAGGgtatcttcctcttcatggGTGGCTTCAGCTTGGTTCTTGTGCCCGTTGTCTGGATATTGCTTCCCAACTCCCCTACTACTGCTCGATTTTTGAGGAAGGGTAACGACCGACTCATTGCCATTGACCGACTTGCTGAGAACAACACTGGTACCAAGGTATGTATCCTTTCAATATCAGCAATTTGATTTACTGATATTGCTCCTAGGCTTCCAAATTCAAATGGGACCAATTCTGGGAGACTTACAAGGACCCCAAGACATACATGTGGGCGGCAATGTGGTTCTGCTGCGCTTGCCCCTCGGGTGGTATTGGAGCTTTCGGCGGTCTTATCACCAAGGGTTTCGGCTTCGACACATTCACCACTATCTTGCTCCAAATGCCTCCGGGTGGTATCGGTATCATTACTCTTTTGGTTTCCATCTACGTGACAAACAAAATCAAGCTCCGTTGGCCCGTCATTGCGTGAGTTGTACTTGTTGGCAGAGATTGCATGTACATAAGAGACTGACGAAGAGCTCAATAGTGTTGTCTGCATCTTCCCTATTGCTGGTGGCATTGCATTGACCCAAGTGCCCAGCACCAAGACTGGTGGACTCATGGCCAGTTACTATGTTGCTTACCTCTTCTCTGCCCTTCGTAAGTGATGACGGCGCCACTGCATAAAAATTATGTCTGAGCTGACGTGAAAACAGAGCCTTTGTTGATCAGTTGGTGTAACTTGAACTCTGCTGGTACCACCAAGCGAGTTCTCACTACCGCTACTATGTTTGGCGCTCTCACTGTCGGCAACGTGAGTGGGCACTTTTCATAACGCCCTTTATGGTAAAAAAGCTAATCCTCAGAAATTAGATTGTCGGCCCTCAAGTCTACCTTAAACGAGAGTGAGTAGTTTTTTCATTTCTCATCCTAATAGGCACTTATCTGATGTACTTCTTCAGGGCGCCTCATTACCATACTGGTCTCTACGTCGACATTGCCTGCTGGTGtatccttctcatcctcgtcgtctCAATGGGCATGTacctcaagctcctcaaCAGGCGCCAGGAAGCTCGCCGACTTGCCTTGGGTCTTCCTGCGAACCTCAAAGACATGTCTATCATGTCGATGGAAGAGGCCGAGGCTTACAAGGAAGAGCTTGCTCAGAGTATGAGAGCGCAGGGAAAGGACATGGACAGTTTGAACGTCAACTCTTTCGATGATATGACGGACTTTGAGTAAGTGTCGGATGAGAGATTATCAGAGCTACCGCTGACCAAGATCTACAGGAACCCCATGTTCATGTATGTTTTATAAGATATCTTGGGATTGTAAAAGAGCTTGCCGGTCAGTTAGCCTATAAAGAGTTTTCATTTTGTCATTGCTAGTAGGGTTTATTGTAATAGTTTTTGTAGGGTCTGAATTCCCAAAGAACAGAAATCATAAATTTCCATGCATGTCTCCTTTGGTCAGGTGTATCAATCGGCATGAACAATAGAATTGATAATAATGAGACGGATGGGATTTCGATCACCAAAGACTCCGGCTCGACAATGGCTTAACACGAATTATTATAGCGAAGACATTCATTGTGGCGATGGTGATCACTGTTTTGTCGGGGTTGTATCACATCAAATTCGGGTGCTTAGCGAATATATTCCCTCACAGTTTGCTAATGTACAGTAGTAAGAATAGAAAGGAAAATcagcgatgaagaagttcGTTGAACGAAGGCAGAATTCAGATCCCATCCGTCAAACATTATATGATTGACCTCGGGGCGGGCTTGGCGGGATGCTTGGGATTTTTGTCTACGTGTGATGGTCTCCATTTTACATTTTTCAAGGCATTCATGTGAGGAAAACTGTGGAAGTCAATTACGCGAGGATCAACTCTTGCCAGCTTCAAGGGTCACATTGCCACTGCACCGAAAGGAATACGAGTACTGTACGGACTTTCTGTGACTTTTGGTACCGAAGTTTTTATTACCACCCACATAGGCTGCAAGCGAAATTGTTGATTCCCACGGGGGTCTGCATCATATGGCCACCTGTCGCTTTACCATCACAATGGACCGCATGGCAACTAACAGAAAGTCAAACTACGTGACTCATTATCAGAAAAGTCATCATGGGCAAAGAGCTTGGTAAATGTTCTTCTACGAAGGTATGGGCCAAAGGATGTCATCCTCGGTACAGCCATCTCCTTAACCTACGTCTCGGAGTAGAATGGGGTATAAGGCATCATGTCCCAGAGTCATCAAGCGAGCTTCACTCATCTTTCCAAAAAAAGCCCCCTTCGACGACTTTACAGGAAAGCGAAAGAAGGCATTTATCAGGCATTGATGCCGTCGTACTCCCAAAAAGGGCGCATTTCCAGCACTGTCCTTTTTGCTTACATTACGCCAACTTGTGTAGAGCTCCGCTGGGTGTAATGTGGATCTTCACCAACGATTCGCTTAGCCAATCGCCTTCGGACTTCCCTTTTTCGCATTCCTTGGACAGCTTTCTATAATTTTGCGACTCCGAATGATATAATAAAGATCAAATTCCGCCCGCATGTGAGTACATATCTGCCGGGTTCATCAgcgaaagagaaaggaggaaggatgttCCATTTCCTTTGATTCCCTAAGCGAGTAGAGATGGAAGCTGTCCATCAATCAGTACTAAGCACCgtgaaaggaaaggatcTCTCCAATATGCTCACTCTTAGCTCTTAGCCCTTAGTGAACCGGCTGCACGAAGACTGAAACGGATTATGGGAAGACGCGAAAGAGTCTACAGCTCAACAGCGGGCCGCGAATACGATGGATGAAAGGTAAATGAACCACCTTTGGGtatgaaaaaaaagagagggATAAAAAATTTGATAGAGTAAGGGGGGTGTATAATATGCACGAAATGAGACTGGGGCACTGAGATGGACATTCGATACACATAACGTACAATCTGCCGAAATCACATAACCTAACAAAGTTAGCGGGATAGTCTAAGATCTGAGCAAGTGCACCATAAGATGTCATCAACAACCGTCACGTCGTGCTTTACCATCCCTTTGTCTTCCGACGACTTTCCACTTACTCTACATCTCGAAGCCTCTTCCACATTTGAcaacgacgacgatggGGCCAACCTTCATCCGCCAAATACCATcacccctccttctctcccttctgATGCTGGAAGTACCTCACCTATTACGTTGTACACTACCACTTACCTCACAAGGGGCGCTTCCCTCCGTCCTCCTCACATCGGCATCAACGGGAGTGAAGAATCGGCAGAAATGAGTCTGAAAGACCGGTTCATCCCTCCTCGAGGGCACCATGCCCTCGCCTGGCGGATGGATGAGCCTTCCGAAGAATCCGATCAAGCTACTATTCAAGCGACTCGGAAGTTGGGAAGTCTGTTGAGCACAGCATATTCACAATGTCAAACCCGAGAAAGCTCTCAGGCGGCAGAGCACGAACTTTTCCCCCCCGGATCAGAGTTtacaccttcttctcaccaGCTTGCCAAGACGATGTCAATGTTAACGAGTCACTATACTCAAAAACTGAAAACACATGGGGATGAAGTAGGGAAGAAGGTTTATGAGGGACTGGATGAGGAGAGTAAGAGTAAAGTGGCGATGAGGTTTGTAGACCCTAAGACGTTTGAGCAGCGGACAGGGACGAGGTTGGGACGGTTGGATTACAAGGAGTATAAAAGGCTGTTAGAGGCGGGGAATGGGGTAGTAGAGAATTAAGACAGGTGCCATCAGCGATGAAAAAGCATTTGTAGCACTGATTCTGTGTACAACGTAAATATCTCCCTCGGCTTTAGTCATGGATATGAAAGGGCTAGAGTGACCCCCTAGACTGTCAGTTATCTGAAAGTTACAAATCCAAGGCTAATTGCATGAGAAATCCCTCTACCGTCTATCCACACGAAACTCCAAGGTCACTTTCTCTCCACATCTACTGCTGAGCAACAGGCTGTTGCAAGAGTGACAACCTGCCCGCCAACTCAACCTGACTCCTAACCAAGCTCGACAAATACTCCACTGTCAAAGTGTCTTGCAAACCGGCCTTGACGCCaccctcatcttcgtttCCGCTCGCAGTCCATCTGCCGAGGCCCTCCAGGAGATATCGGCCGACCTCGACATCGGGGGTTTGGGAACCGTTGTTGACGGATTGGACGTAGGCAAGACATTGGTCGATGAGGGAAGACAGTTGAGAGAgagagttggagagggtgggaagagggggGAGAGCAGGGGAAGGAGTTGGTTGTGGGGCGGTGAGAAGGTCCACTATTTTTATACCTTGTAAGAAAAGATTTTACCAGGGATGTAGGACTTACAAGCGGCACGCTCAGAGTCGGCGTACTTGATAGACACAGGCACGGGCACAAAGATGGAGCACTCTGACTTGCTAGTCAAACCCAAAGGCTGAGAAACCCATCCCTTCACACCAAGACCCTTTCCAGATTCTTCAATATCGGTATCAACTGTCAAGTGGACGGCAGGGTAAGGGTTGGTCTCGAAGGAAAAATATTCTTGAATGATAGCAGAGTTGGAGTTGACAGTCTTCTGGCTGGCGTACCACCCAACAATAACTTCCTTGGTGCCGTTCTTGGCGAGAAAATTGACCATGTCTTGCTGGAACGGCCTATCGACAGAAATCTGCTGGCCTTGTTCGGTATGAGGGACGGCGAAACATGATCGAATGTCGACTTCCTGACCATTGTCGGATCGATTACCCATAAGAGCACCGATCACTCGTGTAGATTCAGAATCAGCAGGGTGGCGAGAATGGTGGGTAAGGATTTGAGCGATGACGGAAGGGTGGACGGTGATTTGAGAGGGAGGGCGGCTGTAAATGGTAATTAGCATTTTGATACCGGCTTAATTTTAGGGAAGAGCTGacagagaggatgaggtcgGGGGGagttggaggtggatggcggaggaagaggtgtCGAGAGACATTTTTGGTGATTTTTTTGTGGTAAATACAGCTTGTATGGACTTTGGAGGACGATTTTGACGGAACAATGAGCTTCCAAAACGAAGCTGATATTTGATCCCGCTTTTTGTTCTGGATGCCCAGAGTATCAGGCTCACATAATTAACGGTTTataaaaagaagagaccTCGACTATTTATCTGTCGCCCCACCATGCAGAAACCATTTAATGAAGATGGCCGACATCTTGGGCGATGCAGGATCCGAAATGGCCGGAAACTAAGCTGGTTCAACCAGTCGAAATTGCGcatgaggaaagaaaatgtGTCTTTCCTTGTTGTCACGCAGTAATACAAAGATGGAAGACAAAAAGATAGGATGGGATTTCGTTATATtgattcttccttttcgtcGTCCTATTTAACAGAGTATGTTTCTAGGGCCGTCATTCCTGACTTAATACCTACCCTCCTTGAGACAGAAATACACCGTGAAAGAAGTGTTGCCAGCGCCTCCAAAGCTATATTATGTAATTAGTTCGGGCCAGCATCTCCAGGCTGCTTCCAACCCTACTTCCAACGAACACTCCGTGTACAtatctttcccttcctacGTACTCTTATCATtttctctccctttgctTACAACTTTCCTTGTTTTGGGATCATCCTCGGTCATCTTATCTCCTCCACCAGTTTCATACGAATCAACCCGGACAGTAGTGGCTTCATCAAGATATCtgcttgctgctgcttcgTGTGCATCATATACACGAACCTCACTGCTCCGTTCGCAGTATGCCAGACATTACGCCGGACATCCTCagggtggaagaggtgggtATAAAGTCCACAGGCACCACTAATAACCCACAGTCCCGCTTCACAGGCGATGGCTCGGACCTCGCTCTCCTACACTGGCTACGTCAAGCAGAGCAAGCTATCGAGGCAATGGACCCAGAGGACCTCTCCAAGCAGATTCAATCTCTACATgcattcttcctcaaactcctccttcccaacCCCAATCCCACACTACCCAAGCCAGGACGACCTATAAGACATCTAGTCACAAGATGTGTCGTTAAGCTACATCAGCGCGTGGAATCTCGCTCCCTGTTTGACTTTGTTCAGGTGCTAGTTAAGGCGGTTAGCGATGGTGGTTCAAAGGGAATGAACATTGCAGAAAACTTGGGCAGAGTTGCGAGCTGGTACTGTATTGGAGAAGTAATCAAGGAGCACGGGAAGAATGTAAGTTCCGTCCAGAGGAACGTAAGCTGACAGTGTAGATGATGTCGTTCATGGCCGAGATCTGTACTTCGTCATTGAAA belongs to Cryptococcus neoformans var. grubii H99 chromosome 7, complete sequence and includes:
- a CDS encoding esterase, yielding MSSSTLPPSQPLPLRHLLETYTTSHPLRTPSPLPPSSRVDPKLRQRLPPPTSASPLLWTLPTWWLFIRFVFTKGIHIALALISHFLFGPKRPSWGYRMTFITSFMRNIADHSSLADIVLIRRFISLHFLVPLPGDAVVTPITFTVPRRKAEQVARGFLRDLDVAETGSRQLSGEWVVGTEVWKRLRAEKRARQKKQRASPRHNLSPSGRSLKQTKVEIEPEALKEKGKANERVIYYVHGGAYYVGNAATHRLITIGVSKSCNARVFAITYRLAPEHVFPLPLHDVLLGYLRLLSPPLSIPPENIIIAGDSAGGGLSLALCMYLRDEGYKLPAGLILMSPWVDLTMSCGSWDENADSDVVPRPETDDHLNPVGCYLGPKGIATYLTHPYASPLFGDFHDLPPMLIQSGDSEVLRDEITLIAHKATLAGINVTHELYEDMVHVFQMFSFLPATTTAINNVGIWVRTTLPKIEREQRQVAGMDKDQQEVGALDVDVTESMEEEIGKGNRVVAKDGQEIDVPRGRTEAMSEEIDAAQDLLRQQASATKIGFSGSSTINERPTVDTDSLAKLDPDSDSDSGSPTPTNSQLPSPSVAIPREPRTPPRHFDPFLDVQPQDQSKLSQPHTLPRLRRVQTAVPTAFTLSPPPNPRSSARRRRPTTSSLLTSPSSSAYGQDTSYPTSPTSLASARRRLRSGTLSFQPPPTTRTRSKSHSDIFNLVEGYVEGGAANETTVYAAGGEVRCVGVLGEDEEE
- a CDS encoding allantoate transporter, giving the protein MMTSEIKNLDTSLEDEKVLTEHIEVAHAVTRDDMEKGRTKRTVNTQLDDAAKLLEEAGGHVEYTHADNKRILRLIDFYVCLPMCLVYFIQQLDKASVSYAAVFDLQTEANLVGTQYSWLSSVVYCAQLVCQPLSSYALIVFPVKYWVMFNMAAWSIVTMATAAGKNFTGLLLARMFLGVFEATILPSFILITQMWWVRREQSYRTIAYQIANSFAAIFGPLLSYAIGKACDGSDKIKPYQGIFLFMGGFSLVLVPVVWILLPNSPTTARFLRKGNDRLIAIDRLAENNTGTKASKFKWDQFWETYKDPKTYMWAAMWFCCACPSGGIGAFGGLITKGFGFDTFTTILLQMPPGGIGIITLLVSIYVTNKIKLRWPVIAVVCIFPIAGGIALTQVPSTKTGGLMASYYVAYLFSALQPLLISWCNLNSAGTTKRVLTTATMFGALTVGNIVGPQVYLKREAPHYHTGLYVDIACWCILLILVVSMGMYLKLLNRRQEARRLALGLPANLKDMSIMSMEEAEAYKEELAQSMRAQGKDMDSLNVNSFDDMTDFENPMFMYVL
- a CDS encoding translation initiation factor 3 subunit F — protein: MSLDTSSSAIHLQLPPTSSSLRPPSQITVHPSVIAQILTHHSRHPADSESTRVIGALMGNRSDNGQEVDIRSCFAVPHTEQGQQISVDRPFQQDMVNFLAKNGTKEVIVGWYASQKTVNSNSAIIQEYFSFETNPYPAVHLTVDTDIEESGKGLGVKGWVSQPLGLTSKSECSIFVPVPVSIKYADSERAALDLLTAPQPTPSPALPPLPTLSNSLSQLSSLIDQCLAYVQSVNNGSQTPDVEVGRYLLEGLGRWTASGNEDEGGVKAGLQDTLTVEYLSSLVRSQVELAGRLSLLQQPVAQQ